A window of Candidatus Avedoeria danica genomic DNA:
CAGCGACCTCCTCGACGGCCGCATCGCCCGCCGCTTCCACGCCGAGACCTGGGCCGGCGGCCTGCTCGACGCCGTATCGGACAAGCTCTTCACCCTGTCCATCCTCGGCGTCGCCTGGCACGACAGCGTCCTCAACCCGTGGCTCCTGGCCGCCGTCCTCGCCCGCGACTTCGCCGTTGCCGCCGCGGCCGCCGCCGTCGCCGTCCACCGCCGCTGGGACGGCTTCCGCCGCATGCCCTCCCGCCCGCTGGGCAAGGCGACGACGGCCGCCGTGTTCGCCCTCGGCATCCTCGTCGTCGCCGCGCCGGGCCTCGTGACGCTCGTCGACGGGACAGCGGCGGTGGCGGGCGGGCTGAGCGTGTTGGCGGCGGGGGACTATCTGCGGGAGCTGATCAAGGCGCGGCGCGGCCTGCGCCCGCTGCGCGGGCCGCTTGGCAACGATTAGGGCGCAGGATCACTCCTCTCGCTGGCACTGACCGGCCACCACTCGGCCCACGGCAGGCCGACGCCCGGTGCCGTCTCGAACGGCCCGCCATCTTCGTCGAGTGCAACGAAGTTCAACGTGGCCCCCGGTTCGCCCGCCGGCGCCACCGGCGCCGTGTCGCCGCCATCCCCGCCCGACGGATCATCGATCGTGCCGCATGCAAACCCGTCGCGGACCTCGCCCGCCGGGTCCGCCGTCCAACCGGTCATCAGTTCGGCGCCCCCTTCGAGCGTTAGCCAGCTACCGTCGATGCCGGACAGGTCGCGAACGGCATACGCGGCGACGCCGCGGAACCCGTAGACGTCGGGCGTCGTGGCCACCCACAAGCCCAGCGGTCCCGGCGGCGTCGGATCGCCCTCCGATCGGCAGCGCAGGGCGACCGCCAAGGGCGCGTCCTCGAACGCTCCGGACCGATGGGTGCGCGAGAAGTCGACCAAGCCGAGGCAGGGTTGCGTGCCGATCATCACGCTGAACGCGGCGATGCGCGCGTGGTCCAGGGGACTCGTGGAGGCGGCGACCGGGCGGTCGAGCGAGGACTCGTAGCGCGCCGAAGCGCGATCCAGGCGGGCAGAGGCAGCGGCGGGACCGAGATCGCCCGCGGCTCGATGCGCGTCGATCGCATCGAGGACGCGCGTCATGGCCGCCGCGGTCGGGCCGCGCTCCCGGCAGTCGGCGTTCGGCGCGCCCTCGATGTACAGCTGCGTGTGAAGCGGCACCTGCTGCTTGTCGGCGCCGTCGCCAACCGCCGCCGCGGCGAAGAGGTCCACGGTCGTCGAACTGGAGGAATCCAGCCAGTCACAGCCTGTGAGGCGCGCGTCGACCTCGACGTCGACCGCGCCGCCCGGCCCGATGGATAGCGCGTCACACGGCCCCGGCGCTCCGCCGGGCTCAGCGCACTGCCAGCGCTCGACATCGAGCCAGCTACCGTTGAACCCACCGCCCGCTTCGAGCGCCGTGACGGTCCGCGGACCGAGGTTGTGCAGCCGGAACCGCCACCGGCACCTCACCTGGCTTCGACCTTCCAGAAAGATGGTCTGATGCCAGCCGTCCGCATCGCGGAAGAGACGCATCGTGTCCGTCGTGCCCGTGCAGGGCGATTCGTTCGTCACCCCGTCGGAAACGATCGACGTCGCGTCGCCCGATGATCCGCCGGCCAGGTCCGCCGCCAGGACGCTGGCCAGCGTCGGGCGACGGGTCCGCATCGTCTCGAACACCGGACCGCTGCCCTCCTGCGGCGAAAGCATGCCGACGAGCGCGTTCGCCAGGCCGCTGGCGAGCTTGTCCACCAGGAAGGCGACGTCCGCCCCCGGCAGCGCGAAGCCCTGCCGTTCGTAGATCTTCCCGTGGAGCAGCTCGACGCCCATCCGGCCGTGGCCGACGAACCACGGCGGCTCGACGTCCTGCGCATCGCTCGGCCACTCGAACGGTGCCGCCGGGTCCAGCGCGACCACGACGGCGTCCGCGCCGATCCGCCCGGTGAACGGCAGCCACCACCATCGGGTGCGGCGGACGTCCACGACGACGATCGGCGCGGCGATCCGATCGCCGGGCGCGGGCAGCGGGGCGCGGGTGATCTCCGCGTCCGGCAGCAGCCGCTGCACGTCGTCGCGGACCCGCGCCTCCAAGCCGCGCCGCAACCAGAACGGCGCGCGGACGGCCAACGCGACCGGTCCGTGGAACGGGAGGGTGGGGCGGTCGTCAAGCGGCTCGGCGAATTCCACCTGGCCGTAGTCGAACGTCATGTAATCGTGCCTTCGCCACGTCGGGACCCGCCATCCGGCCTCCATGTCGTCGGTTTCGATCACGGCGAACTGCACGGCGGCCAGCCCGATCACCGTCGCGGCGGCGAGCCAGGCGATGGCCCGCCGCCGGCGTGGGGCGACGGGCGGGGCGACCGGGCGGGCGATCGGCTGGGAGGCGGCGGGGTCGTGGTCGGTCATGGGAGCGTCGTCCTTCGCGTTGCGGGAATGGCGTCGGAGGGGTTAGGACAGCCGGCCGGCTGCCGCTCGGATGGCGGCGCAGCGGCATCGATGGTAGGCGCGACCGCGTTACACCAAACCACCGTGTTTCGGCCGTGTCGTCCATCGCGATGCCCACGTCCATCGCGATGCCCCTACATGGACGTCACACGGCCGCATGGCGGCGGATTGGTTACATGTTCCGCCGGTACTGTCCCCCCACCTCGTACAACGCCCGGCTCACCTGCCCGAGCGAGAGCGTCTCCACCGCCCGCATCAGCTCCCCGAACACGTTGTCCTGCCGGATCGCCGCCGCCTTCAGCCGCTCGACCGCCGCGTCTCGCCCGTCCACATGCCGGGCGTGGTAGTCGCGCAGGCGCGCCAGCTGGTCGGCCTTTTCTTCGTCCGTCGAGCGCATGAGTTCGATCGTCGTCACCGCGACCTTCGCACCGTCGCTTTCCCCGTCGACACCGTCCGCGGCGCCGTCGCCCTTGGCGTCGACCACCGGCAGGAACGTGTTCACGCCGATGATCGGCAGCGCGCCGGAGTGCTTCAGCTCCTCGTAGTAGAGGCTCTCCTCCTGGATCTTCGAGCGCTGGTACCCGCGCTCCATCGCCCCCAGGACGCCGCCGCGGGCGCTGATCCGCTCGAACTCGGCCAGGACGGCCTCCTCGACGAGGTCGGTGAGGGCGTCGATGATGAACGAGCCCTGGTTCGGGTTCTCGTTCTTGGCGACGCCGAACTCGCGGTTCAAGATCAGCTGGATCGCGATCGCGCGCCGCACGCTCTCCTCGGTGGGCGTCGTGATCGCCTCGTCGTAGGCGTTCGTGTGGAGGCTGTTGCAGTTGTCGTAGACCGCCAGCAGCGCCTGCAGCGTCGTGCGGATGTCGTTGAACTGGATCTCCTGGGCGTGCAGGCTGCGGCCCGAGGTCTGGATGTGGTACTTCAGCATCTGGCTGCGCTCGTTCGCGCCGTACAGATCGCGCATCGCCGTCGCCCAGATCCGGCGCGCCACGCGGCCGATGACGGCGTACTCCGGGTCCATGCCGTTCGAGAAGAAGAAGCTGAGGTTCGGGGCGAAGTCGTCGATCTTCATCCCGCGGGAGAGGTAGTACTCGACGAACGTGAAGCCGTTGGACAGCGTGAAGGCCAGCTGGCTGATCGGGTT
This region includes:
- a CDS encoding CDP-alcohol phosphatidyltransferase family protein → MRPAIVIVTALTILRLALAAAYPFLDTALRLPAVAVGAASDLLDGRIARRFHAETWAGGLLDAVSDKLFTLSILGVAWHDSVLNPWLLAAVLARDFAVAAAAAAVAVHRRWDGFRRMPSRPLGKATTAAVFALGILVVAAPGLVTLVDGTAAVAGGLSVLAAGDYLRELIKARRGLRPLRGPLGND